One genomic segment of Osmia bicornis bicornis chromosome 16, iOsmBic2.1, whole genome shotgun sequence includes these proteins:
- the LOC114871523 gene encoding fibroin heavy chain-like: MRILIFCLLATVAFVTKAEPQQQKTKRGVLLGSGGLGGSLVGLDLGNSLESAGIPGGYTSGLSIGTYGGLSNGISGLTGGYGSNIGVGINGGLSTSLTAGISGGLSTANVQSIAQQVPVVVPQQYPVSRSISAPYYVRQTVPLIKDLPVHVSQPVPIAGSQSIRVPVPAPQSIPIQQTAPQSLLLSSGSSLGSSLGYAGHGSGINSGGLSPSLGAGHIPGIHLNSGINTGLTSGIGSAYGSGLNSIGSGLGHGSLLNYGSGLGLNSGYGSGLSYGFGSTGIPSGGGLNSGYGSSFGWTPGSGLGPYGTGLTDNLGSGYGAGYGYSTSGSLDRSGIVFRKY, translated from the coding sequence TTCTGCCTTTTGGCGACGGTGGCATTCGTAACCAAAGCGGAGCCACAGCAACAGAAGACAAAGCGTGGGGTGCTATTGGGTTCAGGAGGGCTGGGCGGATCGTTGGTCGGACTGGACCTCGGCAACAGTCTCGAATCAGCTGGAATTCCTGGAGGATACACGAGTGGATTGTCCATTGGTACATATGGAGGGCTCTCGAACGGAATATCCGGGCTTACCGGAGGATATGGCTCAAATATCGGCGTAGGAATAAATGGAGGGCTCTCGACAAGTCTTACTGCTGGAATTTCTGGAGGGCTGAGTACTGCCAACGTTCAGTCCATAGCTCAGCAGGTTCCAGTGGTTGTTCCTCAACAGTATCCTGTGTCCAGATCCATTTCTGCCCCTTACTACGTTCGACAGACTGTCCCCCTCATCAAGGACCTACCTGTCCATGTGTCCCAACCTGTTCCAATCGCTGGGTCGCAATCCATCAGAGTTCCAGTACCAGCTCCTCAATCAATCCCTATTCAGCAGACTGCCCCTCAGTCTCTGCTTCTATCTAGTGGGTCCAGCCTGGGTTCTAGCCTCGGATATGCTGGTCATGGGTCAGGAATTAATTCTGGGGGACTTAGCCCAAGTCTGGGTGCTGGACACATCCCTGGAATCCACCTTAACTCTGGGATCAACACAGGACTAACGTCTGGAATTGGTTCTGCTTATGGCTCGGGTCTGAACTCCATTGGTTCTGGCTTAGGACATGGATCACTTTTAAATTATGGATCTGGACTGGGTCTGAACTCTGGATATGGTTCAGGACTTAGTTATGGATTTGGATCGACTGGTATCCCCTCTGGTGGTGGACTGAATAGTGGATATGGGTCCTCATTTGGATGGACACCTGGAAGTGGCCTTGGTCCTTATGGCACGGGGTTGACTGACAACCTTGGTTCTGGATATGGAGCTGGTTATGGGTATTCTACTTCTGGCTCCCTGGATCGAAGTGGTATCGTCTTCAGGAAATACTGA